The genome window ATCCTTGTGAAGTTCCAATTTTCAGTAAAATACCCACCAGTATCTTTCTAAAAGGTAAAAATAAGGTGGTGGGAAAAAAAACGTAGAACAATGAAACCACAGAAGGAATGAAAAGAATCAaggcaaaagaaaaggagaattaAAACATTATGAGGCTTCCCTTCTCAGACCAAAGGGAGGGCCAACCactgtcttattttatttttattttatttaaaaatatttttaccccaccttcttcctaaaaaaaggacacaaggtagCTTCCACAAAtggaaagacaatattaaaagctaaaaaaacatCAGAGCTAGGATTTATCATTCattcaaaaatgcaaaatataatgCCGGTAAGTTGCAAACGATCTACTGAAACTCACAATCTATGAAGCAGCTTTTGACCAAAAGGCCAGGTGGATGCGTTTCagagcattttatttttaaaaaaaaaaaaaaacatacatacacaatGTCGTCAAAGAGGTCAGGAGAGGGACGGTTTGTGAAGGTTACCAGAGCAGAGAAGACATAGATCTGAGACATAATGGCACCGATGATGATGTCTCCTGACTGGTGATGCTTGTAAAGGATAGGAAGAGGGTCACTGATGGTGCATTTTGCAATAGGAATCTGGCATGTCACCTGAGGCCAAAACAAAGATAATAATACTACAAACACCATAGTTCTCAATGAAATAATTCCACCTGCAAGAAAAATCACATGTGCCCACATGACCCTTCCTGACTGAAATAGGTACACAGCATTGGTTGATGTGTGGCTTACAAAATATGCCAAATTTCACTAGCCAGCAGAGTAAGATCATCCTGAGGATCTCGAGGACAAatgtgaaagaagaaataaatattaaccACTTCCGTCTGCCAGCATTGGTCCCTTTGCTGATACTTCTCTGGGACTTAAGAGGTGAAGCAGAAGtcaacatgtttgaacttgtAATTACATTTTTGATGATAACTTTACTGGATTACAATTCCTATGAAATATTGGACGAGAAAACATGTTTATGACATCTCAGGAAAATTATGACCTGGTCTTCTTCAGGAGATACCAAGAGGAGCAGACGCTTATCTCTGAATTGCAGTTAATGTGGACTGTGTGATTTACTTTGTGCCAGCACAGCTGCCCtgtatttttctcttgaatgcttacaatgcataacacacacacacacacaaacacacacacagagagagagagagagagctcggGAAAATACTCCCTTAGAATATCTACCCTAAAAGTGgatttattcctttcctttcatcccCAGCAGAATTTCAATTGGAAGAGAGAACTTCATGTGGGTAATTTGTGTGATCATAGAACAAAGCAGGGCCTTGATCAGGTAACACTTTGGTGCAAACACAGGTTGCGCAAAATAATCCTTCAATGACCAAcaacctgttgcttagcatagtaaatcatattAGAGTAGCCttcttgaatcaatggggattgggtgagtcaatGTCCTTTGATGTTTCTTCGATTCAAATAAGCCTGTTCTAATTGgaacttactttaacatagtaagtcagaGTTAACGTCCGCCCATTTGAACAATGGAACTGATTGAGGAGTTGGTTCCCCTAAACCTtgttgattccatgggcctactcgaatgtgatttactacactaagcatgAGGATTTCTTTCTTAAAATCATGGATTAGAGAACCCATAGTGATTCAGGATGGCTCAGGCATAGTTCAGCAAAATCTCTCATTTTGGATTACATGTCATAAAGCAGGAAACTAAAAAAGGAGGCTGATCCCTTAGCAGATGACTCTTGAAGAGCTTCAGGGTCACCCTGATAGCCAAAATCTCCTACTGAATGATGAACTAGGAGACCAGGATCCCTATAGCTGCCATGGACTGCTACTGCTCCATTTCATCAATGCAACTTGATGACAGTTTAGAGAAACAACTACCGTTTATAGATGGATTCAATGCAAACATAATCCAAACAATGTATGTTAATCAACAGTATATTGACAGGGTTTCCAAATATGTTTCTGCTTTGAATTCTTCAAAATcgacaccttccttccttccttccttccttccttccttccttccttccttccttccttccttccttccttccttccttccttccttccttccttccttccttccttttccacccTACCAATGGAGGAACTAGCTGTCTGACACCCAACTAGATAACCTGCTGACTTTTTCAACTTGGCAGGAAACGTTGGGACAGATAGCTCTAGAATTTAATTTCAAACATGAAAAGTCTGGAGTTTGaaacagatcatcatcatcatcatcttagaactgcaaagctggaaatgaaccaatagatcattgagttcagtccctgtcaaagaggcatagtggggaattgaattcattcatcctctagaacagtggtccccaacgttgagCCTCCAacgttggactacaactcccagaagccttcaccaccacctctgctggccaggatttctgggagttgaagtccaagtacatccggagtcccaaggttggggacaactgctcTAGAATACCCTCTTTTCCATTAAAAAGGGTTTCTGGAGTAGAGAAATTAATACAAAGACTTGGCACTTATTGTAATGATCAAACATTGGACAGGTGGATGACTCATATGCTGTAAGGTTTTTCTTCTCCATCCTTTTCTGGTGGTAAACTCAAAGACCACTTCTTACTCCAgggtatatttatatttttgccaGACATTTTTATCCAGCTTCCAATATCAGTTCTGGATGGAGGTGAAGACTTTTCTGAGTGAAAGAAGTATTTGTATTTTCTATGTTGTGTTTAGGCTTTCCCCTTGGAGGAGAAGTAGCCATTTCATGTTCTTTTTGTGCTACCAAGTGCCAAGGAACCTGAAATATCAGAAGAAACAAAAGTTGTCAAGGTTTTGCAGACTCCTGTGCACTGGAGCAAGATCTTCCTCAGTGAGTATATATTTCAGAGATTGGATATGAAGAAGATCTGAATTTAAagccaaagaaaataaagagataaagtgaagggaagggaggggaaaggaagacagaaaaccAAGGTATTTTTGCAATGTATTTGATTTATTCAACCAATGATTCATTAGCAGGAAAGCTTTGCTGATTAAAGACCAAAGGCATTTAGAACTTCTAAAACTTTCTCCTTACTAGCTGCCCCCTGTTGTTCAAATCAGGCCTTGCCAAAATGATGTAACATTTGGGGAAAAAGATGCAAACCAGCAAACTAGCACTGGAGGCCAGgatggagaagatctccacagcCACCATGTATTTCCCCTTGGTGCTCAGATAGGTGGGCACAAAGGATAACCAAACGCTGCAAAACACCAACATGCTAAAGGTGATCAGCTTGGTTTCATTGAAACTGTCCGGTAGCCTTCTTGCAAAGAAAGCCACAAGGAAACTGCTTAGGGACAAAAAGCCTAAAAAGCCTAGGACACAGTAGAACATGATGGCAGACCCATCATTACATTTTACAACAATTTCTTCAGCTGCGGAGTGAATGTCAAGAtctgggaagggaggagaggtggCCAACCACACAGTGCAAAGAGTGGCTTGAGTCAAAGTTGAAGAAAAGATGATGGAGGTGACCAATTTCTTCCCCATCCATTTCCTCACCCTGGACCCTGGTTTGGTGGCCATGAAAGCACAAACCACCATAATGGTTTTGGCTAATACACAGGCAATTGCCATGGAGAAGACGAGTCCAAAAGCTGTTTGTTGAAGGAGACAGGCCACTTTtccaggctgtccaatgaagaGCAGAACACAAAGGAAAGAGAGCATCAGGGAGACGAGGAGGGTGTAAGAAAGGTtccggttgttggctttgactaTTGGAGTGTCCTTGTACTTAGTGAATATCCCAAGCACCAACGCTGtgatgagaaaaagaagaaaagcagagatAGCCAAACCGATCCCCAAAGGTTCTTCAAAAGAGAGGAAGCTTACATTTTTCGGAAGgcagtcatttttctccttgtttgGGTATTGATCTTCTGGACAATGAAAGCAGTCATCGATGTCTAGAAAATAAGTATTGGTCTTAAAATAGAGACAATGTGTATTTATTATACTGCACAGCTAGCCAGTAAAGAGAGATTCTGTTTCTAGTTgtaaacatatattaaaaaacatttaaatttaaatttaaaaataatacagaataaaTGTTGAGAAACGCAGTCATTTAttcctgttttttgctttgttgctggGGATATTCTTGCTGAGTATGcttggcagaagaaaaaaggatggcaagcttaaCATAGctaagggcagcctgaatgttgaagacatcaatggcagcagtcaagataatctacaggatcccttcttgtgctcactaccattaatacttgttgaaaaacagccctgacaattgtgcTGAGTTTGGCTGAGAACtaatgaaaaaaaggaatcagtttctgagattttttcttgcttggtgtcacttgtgaatggttgtgagcacaagagtcattctcaatgggggccataagGCTCCCTGGGGGACACTGGCACATCTGAAGgaggccacaaactggaaacaattcttcacttCTACTAACATCCATACAGTTCATCCAAATGTATCTGTTAATATCCCTGGAAAATTCACTAGGTGGATCTGCTTACCCTTCTGGTTGGAAATTTTCCCTTCTAGACATGGAAGGCAATTGTAACAACAAAATGGTTCTCCTTCTTTTGTGGCCTTCCTGTAACCCGCATGACAATGGTCATTACACTGAGAAAGGGGCTGTGCCTGTTCACAATTGAAATACAAGAATATTCTTAGTGTTTGTTTCAGTTATCATCTTCATTTCAGTAATAattcctgttttgctttctttgtatCAAAGGCGGGAAACTGGTATGAAAGCAAAAAACGGGGAGATTTTATGAAGCTGAAAGGCCTGTTTTGCAAAACGTAGATAATGGGATATAGAACTCAGACTCGTATCAGAGCCAAACAAGATAAGGAttatccagtgtggtgtggtgtggatATTGTAACAGACCTGGGTTCAAGAGACCTGGTTTTGGTTCCTTGGCTTTGCTACTGAAACTCACTAGGGTTGTGGAATGGATAAAATAATTCCTCAATActccacttaccttgaaaccctagTAGAGTCACtacatgtcagttctgacttgacagcacaagatggggtgggtggggaatggcCAGGTTTGATGAAAAAGACTTCCAATTTTTTAAGAATCTTGAACTCTTCCATATGGAATATAAAGAAATTTGTGAGTTTTCCCTTTTAGAAATGATGCCTGGTGGAATTCTCCTTCCCTGTGTCCCAGCTATCCAAATTAAATAGATACAGCCATCCCCATGCTCAACTAGCATGTCATAGAGGTCTTCATGGCAAGAAGCCTCTTGTTGCGTAGGAGAAGTGTAAACTCTTTGCTTTTACACTTTCTGGTGGAGCACTCAGTAATCCCATTCCAGATTTTCAAGAATCCAGTACTTAACAACTCTCAGCCTGGAGGAAGACATTTGTCAATTTTTCTCTGGTTCATGGTTGCTGCTTCCTTTCCTTCTAGATATAAAGAAGGGAGCCTTGTGGCTCAGTACTTGTTAAACTGCACTTCTGCAGCCAAACCTTTGCTCAGGAccctggttcaatcccaggtagccagtttgaggttcattcagccttccatacttctgaggatggtaaactgagtacccagtttgctggggatgGGGTATGTGTGTATCCTGAACAAACACAATTtttaactgcccagagactgctttaagcactacaaGGCAGTAAACAAGcagtatgctttgctttgctttttagagAATGATAGTAAATTCTTACTAGAAATTGACAAAAATTATGTCATTTCCGAACCAAGGAATACTCCCTTGCCCAAGCCTCCAAACCACCCAAATGCTCACGAAACAGATGGTTTCACAATCAGAAGGGATGTTAGAAAGAAGGATTCACCTCCCTTCCTCGTTTGAATCAAAAACGTGGAGGCAAAATATTGTCCTTCTGCACACAACTTTTAGTAAGTCCTGTTGGAGTGGCTGTTTCCAGTGGTTCAATTCACCAATTTATTTCAACAACTCAAAGCTAGCCAGgtgagcaggagaagaggaaatctTGGTGAACACTCCATGGATCATCTTAGAAGAGCAGAGGTCTGACCCTCCCTCAGTGATGCAAAGCTACGAGGCAGAGAGTAATTGGAATACAGTACACTGTCTAAGCCTGCTTCTTTGTTAGTCATGAAGAGGCAAGAACATTAATTACAACTATTCCACTGGGTGGAATAGAGATGGCAGGTCCTACAATTGGTCAAAGAGTTGGTTGCATAGGCAGCTGATACTGGTGGGATAGCAGCAGGCTCCTGAAAGAAACAGATCTATAGGCAACATGGGTGTCCATGCAACCTCTCTTGAAGCTATTCTGGTCTCAAGAGGAAACCAGGGATGTTGTCCCATGAGTGTTTCTAAAATGAATCATTGCAGAAGTAGTTTTGAAGACATCTAAAGATCCAAGATACCAAGGATGGGACTTTATGACATCTAAACAAAGAAGAATGTCTTGAACCCTCGGGAAATGACTTCTAAATGGTTACACATGTGGTGGACCTTACCTGGTTAAATCTCCTTGGCCACACAATAGCTTCTTCACGAATGGTGAACATTTCTCCTTGGGAAGCCATGGGGTCTATTCTTCCAATTTTCACTCTAAGAAAGGATTGGTTTGGGAAAGGGACCCAGTTGATAATATCAAATCCTGCTTCTAGCTCCCCAAGTTGGTTGAAGGAGACTTTTGTTCCAGCGCTGTTATTGAATGAAACCCTTCTCACAAAGTGGTTGAGCTAAATTGAACAATGAAAGTTAATATGAAAAAGAGACCAAAGAAAAGCTAAAGTCCTATAGTTTTGAAAAGGATGACGATCCTTTGTCTCTGTGATATTCCGGCTATGTTATGACCTATGCTAAGAAAGTCATTTTAAAGAAACTCGGTATTATACGGATGCTCAGACATTCATAACCGAACAACAGTAGGATGGTGCTCTGGGGAGTAAAACATCATCATACTGTTGTACAGTTAGAGATTATTTCAGCATGTcacatgatcattattattaaaaaaattaataattagaaATAACTTTGCAATAAAAAGGTTAAAATGTTGGTCAATGACAATAAAGCACTCCTCCAAACCATGGGCAGGAATAATTTCATGCTAAATAAGTGCATATTCTCCCAGTGTTCATTCTCCAATTTCCCCAATCAGCAATGTGATAAGAATTtgcaaaatttctcattctctgcatttttctctttccacatttcaggACTCCCAACCAAGCCTTCCTCCTGATTTCTTGACTTCGCCTGAAAATGGGCACCTGGTCTCATCCTCCCTGATTTCTAAATGTTTATCCCCTGCCATATTTCAGCTTTACATTCTGTTTGGGGAGTCCTGTTCAGGTAAGATATCCTTCCTGTAGAGGATTTGGATGATTCTGCACCACTTCCCATTTCCCCTCTACTCTCCTGCAAGGCAGTCATAATAATCCTGTGGAGTTTGATATTCATCCATAACACAGTGACCAGAACACCTCAGAGAAGTTCCACAAGATTTTCCATAGAATTTCTttggcaaaaagaaaataatagaacaTCCCATatgatatatctgtgaagattctcagtcattgtTTCTATTTCTCTTGAAACCCAGGTTACTATATTCCACCAATGTTATTGATTCCTTCAAACCCCCAGTATTGGATATTTTGGCCAACTGAAGTAGACTTGGTCCTCCAAAACTGAAGTTGTTCCATCCACAGACTTGGATTGATTTTCTTTGAAACACATTCCCTCATCTTTGTCACATGAGATATCTTTCATTCCAAATGTTCGAGACCTTACCTTCCATGGCTGTTTCTTCAGAACATTTGGTCCTGCTTCATCTAAACTTCCTCTGGATTTGAACTGCGATAAGTGCATTTCATGCAAAGCATATGCCAAAGCATAGACTGCATTGTAGATGCTGTAACTGAAACTGgtcattttcatttcaaaaacagAGGCAGGAAgactctccagcttctcctctccaGTGCAGATTGACTCAGACTGGGTGTATCTCACGGACCTGAGGAACGAACATTGGAATGCTTCTTCCCAGAAGACCTGGATAAAGCCATCGTAATTTTTCAAGGTAGGATTTCTGGACTGAAGAAAATTATGAAATCCTGACACATCCTCAGAATGAACTGAAAAGGATAGTGCACCATGGAGGAAGTTTAAATCCAAGCTTCTTTGAAAGGGAAGTGATGTAAAGTCCATCTGAATGGTCATGATCCAGATTTTACCTTTGGTTTCCCATGATATATCCTCGTAAGTTGACATACCAGGAAACATTCTCAAAATTATCATGGTGTCAATTTCACCATGAATTATCACTGCATTAATAGTGCTGCTCATGATCACGTGGTAAATTTTGATCCCCTCTGCCACCATTTCGGTGATGTCATTGGAATACATAACTACTGTCCACCATTGTATAAAATCCAAGCAGATACCTTCCTGGGCAAATATAGGGAGAATCTCATTGATGAACCTCTCTCCATTGTCATTATTCATGGTCATCACCCCAGTCCACATCCATCCAAAATGCAGCAAGAGTTGAAGAATACCTTTGTACTGATGGTCCACATTTGGGAACATCTGGTGATAGAAAGCAGCCTGGGGATTTTCATTGACCAATGGAGCAGAGCCATATATCAGCTGAAcacaacagaaggaaaagaaaggagtaaAAGCaataactactttttaaaagatcTAGATCTAGATATTTTGACCAAAGTctaggaggcaggggaagacaggagggcctggtgtgctctggtccatgaggtcacgaagagttgtacacgatttaacgactaaagaacaacaatagaTATATAGATCCAACTGTATTAGCCAAATAACAGCACCAATTCTACTAAACTTTAAAATCCTTCAGCAGCCATCTTATatacaatattcattcattcattcattttaatttttgaaattattattttttaaaatgagaagtaAATGtacctgtctgtctgtgtctctgtttATACTAAGCTAATGATCTGCCAATTTAAATGATACTATCCTCAAGAGAGTGGAGAAAGGGGTTTTGATTGTTCCTTCTAACATGACTACtcacagaagaaaataataaaaaaattgatttgcttCCCCCTGCCCtgaattttattctgtctttAAACCACAAaggaatattaaaaagaaactgatgTGAGAAACTGGTGTTAGCCATCTACAAATTTTATATGGAGACATTTGAAGATACACAGAATGGTAGCCATGTGGCAAATAATTTGAGGGTTAGATCCTCCCATAACCAAAAGATGGTAGAAAACCACAAAGTGGTACTGTATTTTGATAGCTCCTTCTAACATAATTACTcactgaaaaaataaaagcaacggatttgccttcatttccttcGCAGTTTTTGTCTCTTTAAACCTCAAAGGAATAATAATGCACTCCCATGCCTTCTTAGCAAATCTTACCTGCGGACATTTGAAGATGGACAAAATAGTAGCCATGTGGCGGATGACTTCAGGGTTAGGTCCGCCGATGACTGCCATTAGATTGTTCTGGGTATCACAATTGTAATTAGGGGTGAATCTGCCCTTTGTAGAGAAAATTTCCAAGGAAGCATGGTAAGTTGGATTTGGGATGAAACGACTGTTATAGATATGGAAGCCGAGGGTGACATTGGGTACGATCTGAGGATTTTCATTGATCTCCTGCACAGCAAACGCCAAGGACAGGACATGCTGGTAGATCTGAACCATGAATCTAGGATAAGAGGTACATGCTGTGTCACAGGGCATTTGACTGAGAATGATGTGCTACATTTCAATTCATTGTACATACCAAGCCCAATCTACCAACGTCTGAGGAAATATTGTGAAAGTCCAGCGATGCCTGTCTTTAACGCTCATAATCCTGTCAATAGTACTGTTTGACTCAATACTacttggtggaaaaaaaaatctgaacatttGACCCAAATTTATTCCTAACATAATCACATTTCCTCTCAGATTTACAGGGTTCTGGTTACCTTTGATTTACAAAACAGCTGTGGTGTCTAGAAACAGATACATTTAGAATATCAGATTTTTGCTCCGTATCTAATGCAATTATATTTGGCTATCttttataattctttcagttcttctgtctttttcttttgtatgtaACCAATGAATGAGTTGGAAGGAGAGTCTTGTCCACTGGACATCTAACaaaggtttctttttttcaa of Pogona vitticeps strain Pit_001003342236 chromosome 6, PviZW2.1, whole genome shotgun sequence contains these proteins:
- the LOC110070561 gene encoding vomeronasal type-2 receptor 26-like, which produces MPCDTACTSYPRFMVQIYQHVLSLAFAVQEINENPQIVPNVTLGFHIYNSRFIPNPTYHASLEIFSTKGRFTPNYNCDTQNNLMAVIGGPNPEVIRHMATILSIFKCPQLIYGSAPLVNENPQAAFYHQMFPNVDHQYKGILQLLLHFGWMWTGVMTMNNDNGERFINEILPIFAQEGICLDFIQWWTVVMYSNDITEMVAEGIKIYHVIMSSTINAVIIHGEIDTMIILRMFPGMSTYEDISWETKGKIWIMTIQMDFTSLPFQRSLDLNFLHGALSFSVHSEDVSGFHNFLQSRNPTLKNYDGFIQVFWEEAFQCSFLRSVRYTQSESICTGEEKLESLPASVFEMKMTSFSYSIYNAVYALAYALHEMHLSQFKSRGSLDEAGPNVLKKQPWKLNHFVRRVSFNNSAGTKVSFNQLGELEAGFDIINWVPFPNQSFLRVKIGRIDPMASQGEMFTIREEAIVWPRRFNQAQPLSQCNDHCHAGYRKATKEGEPFCCYNCLPCLEGKISNQKDIDDCFHCPEDQYPNKEKNDCLPKNVSFLSFEEPLGIGLAISAFLLFLITALVLGIFTKYKDTPIVKANNRNLSYTLLVSLMLSFLCVLLFIGQPGKVACLLQQTAFGLVFSMAIACVLAKTIMVVCAFMATKPGSRVRKWMGKKLVTSIIFSSTLTQATLCTVWLATSPPFPDLDIHSAAEEIVVKCNDGSAIMFYCVLGFLGFLSLSSFLVAFFARRLPDSFNETKLITFSMLVFCSVWLSFVPTYLSTKGKYMVAVEIFSILASSASLLVCIFFPKCYIILARPDLNNRGQLVRRKF